The following proteins are encoded in a genomic region of Neisseria perflava:
- the lspA gene encoding signal peptidase II, whose product MSSSSPAKTPFFLLSLVAIILDQLSKWEILKHFTEGERLNIIPDFFDLTLAYNPGAAFSFLADQGGWQKFFFLGLAVVISLYLARAIWRDEFGRWGKLGAAMIIGGAIGNVVDRLIHGHVVDFLLFYWQNWFYPAFNIADSFICVGAVCLVLDGLLHKKTPSNDTKAV is encoded by the coding sequence ATGAGTTCATCCTCTCCTGCAAAAACGCCCTTTTTCTTACTTTCCCTCGTTGCCATCATTCTTGACCAACTGAGCAAATGGGAAATCTTGAAACACTTTACCGAAGGCGAACGCCTCAATATCATTCCAGACTTTTTTGACCTGACACTTGCCTATAATCCAGGCGCGGCATTCAGCTTTTTGGCCGACCAAGGCGGCTGGCAAAAATTCTTCTTTTTAGGTCTGGCAGTCGTCATCAGCCTGTATTTGGCCCGTGCTATCTGGCGTGATGAGTTTGGCCGCTGGGGCAAATTGGGGGCGGCCATGATTATCGGCGGCGCGATTGGCAATGTGGTTGACCGTCTGATTCACGGCCACGTTGTCGATTTTCTGCTTTTCTATTGGCAAAACTGGTTTTACCCAGCATTTAACATTGCCGACAGCTTTATCTGCGTTGGCGCAGTTTGCTTGGTATTAGATGGTTTGCTGCACAAAAAAACACCTTCAAACGACACAAAGGCCGTCTGA
- the ftsA gene encoding cell division protein FtsA, whose amino-acid sequence MEQQQNKYISALDIGTSKVIALIGEIREDNEIHIVGLGQSPSRGLRAGMVTNIDATAQAIRQAVEDAELMADTKISHVVTGIAGNHIRSLNSQGVVKIKDGEVSQADIDRAIETAKAINIPPDHNILHTVVQEYIIDNQPGVKEPIGMSGVRLDTRVHIITGANTALQNIQKCIQRCGLQMDQIMLQPLASGHAVLTEDEKDLGVCVIDIGGGTTDIAVYTNGAIRHTAVIPVAGDLITKDLAQALRTPHSAAEYIKIHYGAAIPTMDGLDEMIEVPSVGDRQSRQISRRVLAEIIGPRVEEILELTLNELRRSGFPEEVLTSGIVLTGGASMLTGIVELAEEVFNLPARIGVPQEMGGVSERIRNPRYSTAIGLLQTAYAAEEGEQTSRTGAIALNDSGKKMGLWEKIQRFFRDNF is encoded by the coding sequence ATGGAACAACAACAAAATAAATATATCAGTGCCTTAGACATTGGTACGTCCAAGGTCATCGCCTTAATCGGCGAGATTCGGGAAGATAATGAAATCCACATTGTCGGCTTGGGCCAAAGCCCTTCACGCGGCCTGCGTGCAGGTATGGTGACCAACATTGACGCCACTGCGCAAGCCATTCGTCAGGCGGTAGAAGATGCCGAGCTGATGGCAGATACCAAAATTTCCCACGTTGTCACCGGTATTGCCGGTAACCATATCCGCAGCCTGAATTCACAAGGCGTGGTCAAAATTAAAGATGGCGAAGTATCGCAAGCCGACATCGATCGTGCCATCGAAACAGCCAAAGCCATCAATATTCCGCCTGATCACAATATCTTACATACCGTGGTTCAAGAGTACATCATCGACAACCAACCCGGTGTGAAAGAGCCTATCGGCATGAGCGGCGTGCGTTTGGACACCCGTGTACACATCATTACCGGTGCGAACACTGCTTTGCAAAATATCCAAAAATGCATCCAACGTTGTGGCCTGCAAATGGATCAAATCATGCTTCAGCCTTTGGCAAGCGGTCACGCCGTTTTGACTGAAGACGAAAAAGATTTGGGCGTGTGCGTCATCGATATCGGTGGCGGTACAACCGACATCGCGGTTTATACCAATGGCGCCATCCGCCATACCGCAGTTATTCCCGTTGCCGGCGATTTGATTACCAAAGACTTGGCGCAAGCCCTGCGTACGCCGCACAGTGCTGCCGAGTACATCAAAATCCATTACGGTGCTGCCATTCCAACTATGGACGGCTTGGATGAAATGATTGAAGTTCCTAGTGTTGGCGACCGTCAATCACGTCAAATTTCACGCCGCGTATTGGCTGAAATCATCGGCCCGCGCGTAGAAGAGATTTTGGAATTGACGCTGAACGAATTGCGCCGTTCCGGCTTCCCAGAAGAAGTGTTGACTTCCGGTATCGTTTTGACCGGCGGTGCTTCTATGTTGACCGGTATTGTTGAGTTGGCGGAAGAAGTCTTTAATTTGCCTGCACGTATCGGTGTTCCACAAGAAATGGGTGGCGTATCCGAGCGTATCCGCAATCCACGCTATTCAACGGCAATTGGCCTGCTTCAGACGGCCTATGCTGCAGAAGAGGGTGAACAAACCAGCCGAACCGGTGCGATTGCACTGAATGATTCAGGCAAAAAAATGGGTCTGTGGGAAAAAATCCAAAGATTCTTCAGAGACAATTTCTGA
- a CDS encoding prepilin peptidase, translating into MLDSIYSAIDALSVLAPFAIPLAVILGLLIGSFLNVVIYRTPIMMEREWTQFSKEHLGIELTDEEKQPFNLRKPDSRCPKCKSPVKLWQNIPILSYVFLGGKCHSCKTAIGIRYPLIELLTGVLFGIVAWQYGWSWANIGGFILTAILIALTFIDADTQYLPDSLTQPLIWIGLLFNLNDTFVPLHSAVLGAIAGYMSLYTLCAVYKLLTGKIGMGNGDFKLLAALGAWLGVGILPVLIFIAALVGLVGALIARVGKGQYFAFGPSLAVAGWIILVANAPITQLVQWWLVQSGFR; encoded by the coding sequence ATGCTTGATAGTATTTACTCTGCCATCGACGCCCTCTCCGTTCTTGCGCCATTCGCTATTCCTTTAGCCGTTATTTTGGGATTGCTGATTGGCAGCTTTCTGAACGTTGTTATTTATCGCACGCCGATAATGATGGAACGCGAATGGACACAATTTTCCAAAGAGCATTTGGGTATCGAGCTGACAGACGAAGAAAAACAGCCATTTAATCTGCGTAAACCGGATTCACGCTGCCCCAAATGCAAAAGCCCAGTCAAACTTTGGCAAAACATCCCCATCCTCAGCTATGTTTTCCTGGGCGGGAAATGCCACTCCTGCAAAACCGCTATCGGCATACGCTATCCGCTGATTGAGCTGCTGACAGGTGTCTTATTCGGTATTGTCGCATGGCAATACGGCTGGTCATGGGCAAATATTGGCGGATTCATTCTGACTGCCATATTGATTGCGCTGACCTTTATCGATGCCGATACTCAATATTTACCCGACAGCCTGACTCAGCCCCTAATTTGGATCGGCCTGCTGTTTAATCTGAATGATACATTCGTACCCCTGCATTCAGCCGTTTTAGGCGCAATCGCAGGCTATATGAGCCTTTATACTTTATGCGCCGTCTATAAACTTCTGACCGGTAAAATCGGCATGGGCAATGGCGACTTCAAACTTTTGGCCGCGCTCGGTGCATGGCTGGGCGTAGGTATCTTGCCTGTTCTGATCTTCATAGCTGCCTTGGTCGGACTGGTGGGCGCACTCATTGCCCGCGTCGGCAAAGGCCAATATTTTGCTTTTGGTCCCAGCCTTGCTGTGGCAGGATGGATTATTTTGGTTGCCAATGCACCTATTACCCAACTGGTACAATGGTGGCTCGTACAATCAGGATTCCGATAA
- the ispH gene encoding 4-hydroxy-3-methylbut-2-enyl diphosphate reductase: MTQKTIILANPRGFCAGVDRAISIVERALEEFGAPIYVRHEVVHNKFVVDNLRAKGAVFVDDLADVPKGATLIYSAHGVSKAVQEEAAQRGFRVFDATCPLVTKVHKEVARLDEQDYEIIMIGHKGHVEVEGTMGQLPPGKMFLVETVEDVTGLNVKNPDKLAYVSQTTLSVDETKDIIAALNQRFPNIRNPHKEDICYATTNRQTAVKELAEECDLVIVVGSPNSSNSNRLREVAALRGVDAYMVDNASYLKKEWFENKTKVGVTAGASAPEVLVREVLQTIQDWGHETIREGEGAEESIVFVLPKELRREGENKQILNKG, from the coding sequence ATGACTCAAAAAACCATTATCCTTGCCAATCCCCGCGGCTTCTGTGCCGGCGTTGACCGCGCCATCAGCATTGTTGAACGTGCACTCGAAGAGTTCGGCGCGCCCATTTACGTCCGCCATGAGGTCGTTCACAACAAATTCGTCGTGGACAATCTGCGGGCAAAAGGGGCCGTCTTTGTCGATGACTTGGCGGATGTCCCAAAGGGCGCAACGCTGATTTACTCTGCTCACGGCGTATCCAAAGCTGTACAGGAAGAAGCGGCACAACGTGGTTTCCGCGTTTTTGATGCCACCTGCCCTCTGGTAACCAAAGTCCATAAAGAAGTAGCCCGCCTCGATGAGCAAGATTACGAAATCATTATGATCGGCCACAAAGGCCACGTCGAAGTAGAAGGCACGATGGGACAATTGCCTCCGGGTAAAATGTTTCTGGTTGAGACAGTGGAAGATGTAACCGGACTGAACGTCAAAAATCCTGACAAACTTGCCTACGTCAGCCAAACCACTTTATCGGTAGATGAAACCAAAGACATTATTGCGGCCTTAAATCAACGCTTCCCCAATATCCGCAATCCGCACAAAGAAGACATTTGCTACGCCACAACCAACCGCCAAACTGCCGTTAAAGAATTGGCCGAAGAATGTGATCTCGTGATTGTTGTCGGCTCGCCCAACTCTTCCAACAGCAACCGCTTGCGTGAAGTAGCCGCATTGCGCGGAGTCGATGCCTATATGGTCGATAATGCTTCCTACCTAAAAAAAGAATGGTTTGAAAACAAAACCAAGGTCGGTGTTACTGCCGGCGCATCCGCTCCCGAAGTCTTGGTTCGAGAAGTCTTACAAACCATTCAAGACTGGGGACATGAGACCATACGCGAAGGTGAAGGTGCAGAAGAAAGCATTGTATTTGTCTTGCCCAAAGAATTGCGTCGTGAGGGCGAAAACAAGCAAATCCTAAATAAAGGGTAA
- the pilB gene encoding type IV-A pilus assembly ATPase PilB: MSVGLLRVLVQSQTISNQQAEHYNSLLQSSKEILPNLFSDGIISPKALGELVARVFSYPLLDLHYYPRNNVVSDILTEEQMVQNRCIPIFKRGRKVYFAVSDPTQIQNFQKIAFASGLSVDLVVVPDDQLSSLLEWLGQRSTTILKEINDEHEATQQSQSLYIDNEEAEDGPIPRFIHKTLSDALNAGASDIHFEFYEQMARVRFRVDGQLREVVQPPVAVRGQLASRIKVMARLDISEKRIPQDGRIQIAFHKHGRPIDFRVSTLPTLFGEKVVMRILNSDGTSLNIDQLGLEPFQKEMLLEAINRPYGMVLVTGPTGSGKTVSLYTCLSILNTEDVNISTAEDPAEINLPGVNQVNVNEKQGLTFAAALRSFLRQDPDIIMVGEIRDLETADIAIKAAQTGHMVFSTLHTNNAPATLSRLLNMGVAPFNIASSVSLIMAQRLLRRLCPNCKREVERPPVPALKKAGFTDADLAQDWKLYRPVGCDSCRGKGFKGRVGIYEVMPVSDEMQKVIMNNGTEVDIMNMAYQEGMVDLRRAGLMKVMQGLTSLEEVTAHTND, encoded by the coding sequence ATGAGTGTCGGATTATTGCGTGTTTTGGTTCAAAGCCAGACCATCTCAAATCAACAAGCGGAACATTACAACAGCCTTTTACAATCGAGCAAAGAAATCCTGCCCAACCTGTTTTCAGACGGCATCATCTCCCCTAAAGCTTTGGGAGAGTTAGTCGCGCGCGTATTCAGCTATCCCCTTTTGGATTTGCACTACTACCCGCGCAATAATGTAGTCAGCGACATTCTGACGGAAGAGCAAATGGTGCAAAACCGTTGCATTCCGATTTTCAAACGCGGACGCAAGGTTTATTTCGCCGTATCCGATCCGACCCAAATCCAAAACTTTCAAAAAATCGCTTTTGCTTCAGGTTTAAGTGTCGACTTGGTCGTAGTTCCCGACGACCAGCTCAGCTCATTGCTGGAATGGCTGGGTCAACGTTCAACCACCATTCTGAAAGAAATCAACGACGAACATGAAGCAACGCAGCAATCGCAATCGCTTTATATCGACAATGAAGAGGCTGAAGACGGCCCTATCCCTCGTTTCATCCACAAAACCCTATCCGATGCCCTGAACGCGGGCGCATCAGACATCCACTTTGAATTCTACGAACAAATGGCGCGCGTCCGTTTCCGTGTGGACGGACAGTTGCGTGAAGTCGTACAGCCGCCTGTCGCCGTGCGCGGCCAGTTGGCATCGCGCATCAAAGTAATGGCGCGTTTGGATATTTCCGAAAAACGCATTCCGCAAGACGGCAGAATTCAAATTGCCTTCCATAAACACGGCCGTCCGATTGACTTCCGTGTCAGCACTTTGCCGACATTGTTTGGTGAAAAAGTAGTGATGCGTATCCTAAATTCCGATGGCACATCACTCAATATCGACCAGCTCGGTTTAGAGCCTTTCCAAAAAGAAATGCTGCTTGAGGCCATTAACCGCCCTTACGGCATGGTATTGGTTACCGGTCCGACAGGTTCGGGCAAAACCGTTTCGCTCTATACCTGCCTGAGCATTTTGAATACGGAAGATGTGAACATTTCGACGGCAGAAGATCCGGCCGAGATTAACCTGCCGGGCGTCAACCAAGTCAACGTCAATGAAAAACAAGGTCTGACGTTTGCCGCCGCACTCCGATCCTTCTTACGTCAAGATCCTGATATTATTATGGTCGGTGAGATTCGTGACTTGGAAACCGCCGACATCGCCATTAAAGCCGCCCAAACCGGCCACATGGTTTTCTCTACCCTGCATACCAATAATGCACCGGCCACGCTGTCCCGCCTTTTGAACATGGGTGTCGCGCCTTTCAACATCGCCAGCTCGGTCAGCCTAATTATGGCGCAAAGGTTGTTGCGCAGACTGTGCCCGAACTGCAAACGTGAAGTTGAGCGCCCGCCGGTTCCGGCATTGAAAAAAGCCGGCTTTACCGATGCGGACTTGGCTCAAGATTGGAAACTCTACCGCCCGGTTGGCTGCGACAGCTGCCGCGGCAAAGGCTTTAAAGGCCGCGTCGGTATTTATGAAGTCATGCCGGTCAGCGATGAAATGCAAAAAGTCATTATGAACAACGGTACAGAAGTTGATATCATGAACATGGCCTATCAGGAAGGCATGGTAGACTTGCGTCGTGCTGGCCTCATGAAAGTCATGCAAGGCCTGACCTCGTTGGAAGAAGTGACTGCTCATACCAATGACTAA
- a CDS encoding type II secretion system F family protein, whose amino-acid sequence MAQAEQKRSLFGSRSKGKRFTFEGKNIETERLVRGEVVAKDEEEARKKLQRRGIRPLRISKVKTARKRRITQEDITVFTRQLATMMKAGLPLMQAFEIVARGHSNPSMTEMLMQVRSDVEQGSALGKSFSKYPKYFDRFYCNLVSAGESGGVLESLLDKLAVYKEKTQAIKKKVKTALTYPIAIIVVAIALIFIMMMFVLPAFKEVYANMGAELPSLTQLVMSLSDLFVDYGWIMIILLIVSAFGLYKLHEKSPTFQKRIDALILRLPVFGTIVRKATIARWARTTSTLFAAGVPLVEVLDSVAGASGNILYEEATQDIRAKVTQGLSLTSSMQSTDMFPNMVIQMAAIGEESGSLDDMLNKAAEFYEDEVDNSVSRLSALMEPIIMVVLGSLIGILLIAMYLPLFNLGNVVG is encoded by the coding sequence ATGGCTCAAGCAGAGCAAAAAAGAAGTCTGTTCGGTTCAAGAAGCAAAGGCAAGCGTTTTACATTTGAAGGAAAAAACATCGAGACCGAACGTCTTGTCCGTGGTGAAGTAGTTGCCAAAGACGAAGAAGAAGCACGCAAAAAACTCCAACGCAGAGGCATTCGTCCTTTACGTATCAGCAAAGTCAAAACCGCACGCAAACGCCGTATTACACAAGAAGACATCACGGTGTTTACGCGCCAACTGGCAACGATGATGAAGGCAGGCTTGCCGCTGATGCAGGCTTTTGAAATCGTTGCTCGCGGCCACTCCAATCCGAGCATGACCGAAATGCTGATGCAGGTTCGCTCCGATGTCGAACAAGGTAGCGCATTGGGTAAATCGTTCTCCAAATATCCAAAATATTTCGACCGTTTCTATTGCAATCTGGTCAGCGCAGGCGAGTCCGGCGGCGTATTGGAAAGCTTATTGGACAAACTGGCTGTCTATAAAGAAAAAACCCAAGCCATTAAGAAAAAAGTCAAAACCGCACTGACCTATCCGATTGCCATTATCGTGGTGGCGATTGCGCTTATCTTCATCATGATGATGTTTGTACTGCCTGCCTTTAAAGAAGTCTATGCCAATATGGGTGCAGAGTTGCCAAGCCTTACCCAACTTGTCATGAGCTTGTCTGATTTATTCGTCGACTACGGCTGGATTATGATCATCCTTTTGATTGTTTCGGCCTTCGGCCTGTACAAACTCCATGAAAAATCGCCTACTTTCCAAAAACGAATCGATGCTTTGATTTTGAGACTGCCTGTTTTTGGCACCATCGTCCGAAAAGCGACCATCGCCCGTTGGGCGCGTACGACCTCCACCCTCTTCGCAGCCGGCGTTCCTTTGGTGGAAGTATTAGATTCAGTTGCAGGCGCATCCGGCAATATTCTCTATGAAGAAGCCACTCAAGACATCCGCGCCAAGGTAACCCAAGGCCTGTCGCTGACATCCAGTATGCAAAGTACAGATATGTTCCCCAATATGGTGATCCAAATGGCGGCCATCGGCGAAGAATCAGGCTCTTTGGATGATATGCTGAACAAAGCAGCCGAATTCTACGAAGATGAAGTAGATAACTCCGTCTCCCGCTTATCTGCCTTGATGGAACCTATCATCATGGTGGTATTGGGTTCGCTCATCGGTATTTTACTGATTGCCATGTATCTGCCGCTGTTTAACTTGGGTAATGTCGTAGGTTGA
- the glyQ gene encoding glycine--tRNA ligase subunit alpha has product MLTFQQIIFKLQNYWADKGCTVIQPFDMEVGAGTSHPATCLRALGPEPWFAAYVQPSRRPKDGRYGDNPNRLQHYYQFQVALKPAPANIQDLYLDSLRELGIDPKVHDIRFVEDDWENPTLGAWGLGWEVWLNGMEVTQFTYFQQVGGIDCSPVLGEITYGIERLAMYLQGVENVYDLVWAKTLDGNIVTYGDVYHQNEVEQSTYNFEYSDADWLLRQFNDYEEQAKRLLAVEDSSLALPAYELVLKAGHTFNLLDARGAISVTERATYIGRIRALSRIVAQKFVESREKLGFPLLKNQ; this is encoded by the coding sequence ATGCTCACCTTCCAACAAATTATTTTCAAATTACAAAACTATTGGGCAGACAAAGGCTGCACCGTTATCCAACCTTTCGATATGGAAGTCGGTGCCGGTACTTCGCATCCAGCCACCTGCCTGCGTGCATTAGGCCCGGAGCCTTGGTTTGCCGCTTACGTTCAACCCAGCCGCCGCCCCAAAGACGGTCGCTATGGCGACAACCCCAACCGCCTGCAACACTACTATCAATTCCAAGTTGCGCTCAAACCAGCTCCCGCCAATATTCAAGACCTCTACCTCGACTCCTTGCGCGAATTGGGTATTGATCCTAAAGTACACGACATCCGCTTTGTCGAAGATGACTGGGAAAACCCTACTCTCGGCGCTTGGGGCTTGGGTTGGGAAGTTTGGCTCAACGGCATGGAAGTAACCCAATTCACCTATTTCCAACAAGTCGGCGGTATCGACTGCTCCCCTGTACTTGGTGAAATCACCTATGGTATCGAGCGTCTCGCCATGTATCTGCAAGGCGTGGAAAATGTGTACGACCTTGTTTGGGCAAAAACCCTTGATGGCAACATCGTGACTTACGGCGATGTTTATCATCAAAACGAAGTCGAACAATCCACCTACAACTTCGAATACAGCGATGCCGATTGGCTCTTGCGCCAATTCAACGACTATGAAGAACAAGCCAAACGCCTGCTTGCAGTTGAAGACAGCAGTCTTGCCCTGCCTGCTTACGAGCTTGTACTCAAAGCCGGCCACACGTTCAACCTCTTGGATGCACGCGGCGCCATTTCTGTTACCGAACGCGCAACCTACATCGGCCGTATTCGTGCACTGAGCCGTATCGTTGCTCAAAAATTCGTTGAAAGCCGCGAGAAACTGGGCTTCCCATTGCTTAAAAACCAATAA
- the coaE gene encoding dephospho-CoA kinase (Dephospho-CoA kinase (CoaE) performs the final step in coenzyme A biosynthesis.) — MTLWIGLTGGIGSGKSSIAQMFAELGVPIIDADAISRSLTAENGEALPAIRQLFGDEVFDSEGRLNRMALREEVFRRPQSKKQLENLLLPLILNKIQQQKQKLASSTYGIVDVPLLIENPAFKAEADRILVVDVPESVQVERVYQRNGFSEEQTRQIMVTQASRCDRLLHADDVLDNTHSMEEAKIKVARLHQYYQSIAQSLKETA; from the coding sequence ATGACATTATGGATAGGCTTGACCGGTGGTATCGGCAGCGGCAAATCATCTATTGCCCAAATGTTTGCCGAACTTGGCGTACCCATTATCGATGCCGATGCCATCAGCCGTTCACTGACCGCTGAAAACGGCGAAGCCCTTCCAGCCATCCGCCAACTTTTCGGTGATGAGGTTTTTGACAGCGAAGGCCGTCTGAATCGTATGGCTTTACGGGAAGAAGTTTTCAGACGGCCTCAATCAAAAAAACAACTAGAAAATCTGCTTCTACCGTTAATCTTAAACAAAATCCAACAGCAGAAACAAAAACTTGCTTCCTCTACTTACGGCATTGTCGATGTACCGCTTTTGATTGAGAATCCGGCATTTAAAGCGGAAGCCGACCGCATTTTAGTCGTAGATGTTCCAGAGTCCGTCCAAGTCGAACGCGTATACCAACGCAATGGTTTTTCAGAAGAACAAACGCGCCAAATCATGGTCACCCAAGCTTCTCGATGTGACAGACTGCTGCATGCCGACGATGTATTGGACAATACCCATAGCATGGAAGAAGCAAAAATCAAGGTTGCCCGTTTGCATCAATACTATCAATCCATTGCACAATCACTGAAAGAAACTGCATGA
- the ftsZ gene encoding cell division protein FtsZ gives MEFVYDVAESATSPAVIKVIGLGGGGCNAINNMVANTIHGVEFISANTDAQSLAKNNAAKRIQLGTNLTRGLGAGANPEIGRAAAQEDREAIEDAIRGANMLFITTGMGGGTGTGSAPVVAEIAKEMGILTVAVVTRPFAYEGKRVHIAQAGLDQLKERVDSLIIIPNDKLMTALGEDVTMREAFRAADNVLRDAVAGISEVVTCPSDMINLDFADVKTVMSNRGIAMMGSGFAQGIDRARLATDQAISSPLLDNVTLDGARGVLVNITTAPGCLKMSEFNEIMRIVNQNAHPEVECKFGAAEDESMSEDAIRITIIATGLKENGTDNQLRAAARTQQLVRGAEEAPQAQSQSSAESLVRTNRNIRSMNLTAADFSNQSVLDDFEIPAILRRQQHTSEK, from the coding sequence ATGGAATTTGTTTACGACGTAGCAGAATCAGCAACAAGCCCTGCTGTTATTAAAGTTATCGGTTTGGGTGGCGGCGGCTGTAATGCCATCAACAACATGGTTGCCAACACTATCCATGGTGTTGAGTTCATCAGTGCCAATACCGATGCGCAATCATTGGCTAAAAACAATGCGGCTAAACGCATTCAATTGGGTACAAACCTGACTCGCGGTTTGGGTGCCGGTGCAAATCCTGAAATCGGCCGTGCTGCAGCCCAAGAAGATCGCGAAGCTATCGAAGATGCCATCCGCGGTGCAAACATGTTGTTCATCACTACCGGTATGGGTGGCGGTACAGGTACCGGCTCTGCTCCTGTTGTGGCTGAAATCGCTAAAGAAATGGGTATCCTGACCGTTGCAGTTGTAACCCGTCCGTTTGCTTACGAAGGTAAACGCGTACATATCGCTCAAGCAGGTTTGGATCAACTCAAAGAGCGCGTCGATTCCCTGATTATTATCCCGAACGACAAATTGATGACTGCCTTGGGCGAAGACGTGACCATGCGTGAAGCTTTCCGTGCAGCCGACAATGTACTGCGTGATGCGGTTGCCGGTATTTCTGAAGTGGTGACTTGCCCGAGCGACATGATCAACTTGGACTTCGCCGACGTGAAAACTGTGATGAGCAATCGCGGTATCGCCATGATGGGTTCAGGTTTCGCACAAGGTATCGACCGTGCCCGTTTGGCCACCGACCAAGCTATCTCCAGCCCGCTCTTGGATAACGTTACTTTGGATGGCGCACGCGGCGTATTGGTAAACATTACCACTGCTCCTGGTTGCCTGAAAATGTCTGAGTTCAACGAGATTATGCGTATCGTCAACCAAAATGCACACCCTGAAGTGGAATGCAAATTTGGTGCTGCCGAAGACGAGAGCATGAGCGAAGACGCTATCCGTATTACCATTATTGCTACCGGCTTGAAAGAAAACGGTACTGACAACCAACTGCGTGCTGCTGCCCGTACCCAACAATTGGTACGCGGTGCGGAAGAAGCGCCTCAAGCTCAAAGCCAAAGCAGTGCTGAAAGCCTGGTTCGTACCAACCGCAATATCCGTTCTATGAATCTGACTGCGGCTGATTTCAGCAACCAGTCTGTACTGGATGACTTTGAAATTCCGGCTATCTTGCGCCGTCAGCAACATACTTCTGAGAAATAA
- a CDS encoding cell division protein FtsQ/DivIB, translating into MWDDAGALGRLTRRLLLLMAFLLIGSGIAWLYNSKYFPVKQIAIQGKLKYASGKELQIVAREQIRGNMFRADIDSAQAAFQELPWIDSAMVRRRFPETVEIILTERVPVAHWRAGGLVDSKGNVFAASLKQDLPIFEGQQGTGKDMVKHYADFSGILSPLKLTIKELIYTPRSAWLLVLNNGITVRLGRENEIKRLQQFAQIWPSLLRKKQSRIDYVDMRYKDGFSVRYRPSENPSDSE; encoded by the coding sequence ATGTGGGATGATGCAGGCGCACTGGGTCGGCTGACCCGCCGGCTATTGTTGCTGATGGCCTTTTTACTGATAGGTTCGGGCATAGCTTGGCTTTACAATTCCAAATATTTTCCTGTGAAACAGATTGCCATTCAGGGCAAGCTGAAATATGCTTCCGGCAAAGAATTGCAAATTGTTGCACGAGAGCAAATCAGGGGTAATATGTTCCGTGCCGATATTGATTCGGCGCAGGCCGCTTTTCAGGAGTTGCCTTGGATTGACTCGGCAATGGTACGCCGCCGTTTTCCGGAAACAGTGGAAATTATCCTGACCGAGCGCGTGCCGGTTGCACACTGGCGCGCTGGCGGCTTGGTGGACAGTAAGGGCAATGTGTTTGCCGCAAGTCTGAAACAGGACCTGCCTATATTTGAAGGGCAGCAGGGGACAGGTAAAGACATGGTCAAACATTATGCGGACTTTTCCGGTATTTTGAGTCCGTTGAAACTGACCATCAAAGAATTGATCTACACGCCGCGGTCGGCATGGCTGCTTGTATTGAACAACGGCATTACCGTGCGCTTGGGGCGTGAAAACGAAATCAAACGTTTGCAGCAGTTTGCCCAGATTTGGCCATCGTTGCTGCGTAAAAAACAAAGTCGTATCGATTATGTCGATATGCGTTATAAGGATGGTTTTTCAGTCCGTTACAGGCCGTCTGAAAATCCTTCCGACAGTGAATAG
- the yacG gene encoding DNA gyrase inhibitor YacG, producing MTAPVVKCPTCHKEVVWNTDSPYRPFCSKRCKLIDLGEWAQEKYTVSSEDDPFSDLLDGK from the coding sequence ATGACCGCTCCTGTTGTAAAATGTCCGACCTGCCACAAAGAAGTCGTTTGGAACACTGACAGCCCCTACCGCCCTTTCTGCAGCAAACGGTGCAAACTCATTGATTTAGGAGAATGGGCGCAAGAAAAATACACTGTTTCATCGGAAGACGACCCCTTTTCAGATCTGTTGGACGGCAAATAA